GGCAGTCGCCCTGGGATTTGAAAGCGCAGCGAAATATTTGCCCAAAGCCCGCAATGTCTATGTCGGAACTCCAGTGCGATCGCAATTCCGAGCCGCAGCAGATCAGCCGCTGGAGAATTTGTCTATCCCAACCGATGTTCCATTAATTGTGGTCGTCGGTGGTAGCCAAGGTGCAGTGGCCGTGAATCGGTTGGTACGGCAATGTGCCCCCGCTTGGCTAGAGGCAGGTGCTTGGATTGTCCATCTCACAGGGGACAGCGATCCGGACGCTCAAAGCTTGCAGCATCCACACTATTTCGCCTTGCCCTTTTACGACAACATGGCTGGGTTATTTCAGCGGGCTACCCTGGCCATTAGCCGAGCTGGAGCGGGTTCACTGACGGAACTAGCCATTACAGGCACCCCCTCGATTTTGATTCCCTACCCCTTTGCTGCCGAAGACCACCAAGCACATAACGCAGCTATCTTTGCAGCATCAGGAGCGGCCCAAGTTTATCGCCAAGCAGACCTGACCCCAGACCTGCTAGAAGCAAAAGTGCTGGAACTGTTGCGATCGCCCAATCTCTTACAAGATATGGCAACCAAGACAAAATCTCTTGCTATAGCCGACAGCGCCGAGCAATTAGCCACGCTTGTACGGCAATTAGTCGAGAAAAAACGCCAATAAAAAACCTCCCTTTTCAAGGAGGCAAATTATCTAAATCTCGCTCTTCTTCCCTACTAGAGAAGGGGCTGGGGGTTAGGTTTATTCTTCTTCAACAAAAGCCTCTTCGTCCTCAACCTCTAAGGGAGCCACGGAGTTAGCAGAAACCACCGCGCCCATTTCGAGCTTCTGGCGAACTTGCTGCTCAATGGTTTTAGCGACTTCGGGGTTTTCTTCCATGTACTTGATGCCATTATCACGGCCTTGGCTGATGTTCTCGCCGTTGTAGCTGTACCAAGCTCCTTTACGGCTGATCACACCCATTTCTTCTGCTAGGTCAATCAAGCAACCCAGCGTTGAAATTCCTTTGCCAAAAATGACATCAAATTCAGCAATGCGGAAAGGCGGAGCCACTTTGTTTTTGGCGACCTTCACTTTAGCCCGAATTCCAAACTCTTCAGTGCCTTTTTTCAAGGTTTGAATTCGACGAATATCCAGGCGAACCGAGGCATAGAACTTGAGAGCGTTACCCCCTGTAGTCGTCTCAGGGTTACCGTAGGTGACGCCAATCTTTTGGCGCAGCTGGTTGAGGAAAACGACCGTACAGCCGGATCTGCCAATATTGCCAGTGATTTTCCGCAAGGCTTGGCTCATCAAACGAGCTTGAAGACCGACGTGGATGTCACCCATGTCACCTTCAATTTCCGCCCGTGGAACAAGGGCTGCAACGGAGTCAATTACTACAATATCGACAGCAGCGGAGCGGACAAGTTGATCGACAATTTCTAGACCTGCCTCACCCGTGTCTGGTTGAGAAACCAGCAGATTCTCAATATCAACGCCTAAAGCTGCGGAATAGGATGGGTCAAGAGCATGCTCGGCATCTACAAAGGCGGCGATCCCACCTGCTTTTTGCACTTCTGCGATCGCATGCAAAGCCAGAGTCGTTTTTCCGGAGCTTTCAGGGCCGTAAATCTCAATTACCCGTCCCTTGGGTAACCCGCCACCCAAGGCCAAGTCGAGGGTCAACGCTCCAGTGGGAATAGTCTCTACCCGCATCCGGGTAGCATCTCCCAAACGCATGATCGACCCCTTGCCGAAGTTGCGCTCAATTTGACTGAGTACTAGGCTCAGGGCTTTTTGCTTATCGGGGTTATCAGTAATTTTGGTAGCCATTAACGCCTCAAGACAGGATTTTTTGCAGGATGTAACAGGCTGGACAAGATGATGGGGTGAGACTCTATTCTAGAAATTTAGAGCTGATATGAGGGTAATAACAGCAGCGAAATTACCGTAATACAGTTAAACTTACTATCCAATTAGCTGAACTCTCGTTACTGTGGAAACAGGCAAACAGTCTAATTGCTCCCTCTAAAATTTTACCTTGTTTTTAGTACAGATTCAGTACAGTCGTACTAAAAAAGAATTAAGGTTTTCAGGCACTGTCGGTAGACCCCTAGGACAAGGGCTGTAGTCTCTAGATGATGTTACGATGACCCTCTACCTTCCCGATCTTCTCGTTCCCGATACAGCGCTTTCAGTGGCAGGTCTGACTGCTTACATTCAAGCCCTGCTAGAACAAGACAGTCAGTTGCAGCAGATTTGGGTCACTGGAGAAGTTTCGAGTGCCAACCGCTATCGGAGCGGCTTGTTTTTTACGCTACAAGACCCGGATGCTAAAGCTGCCATTAGCTGCGTGGTTTGGAGCAGTCAGCTTGGCAAAATGGTGACCCTGCCTACGCCGGGTGAACAGATCATTATTCTAGGGCGAATTCATCTGCATCCTCAACGGGGGCACTATCAATTAATAGTTTGGCAGGCACTCCCGGCAGGTGAAGGGCTGCGAGCTTTACGTTACCGACAGTTACGGCATCGGCTAGAAGCGGAGGGATTGTTTGATCCCCAGCGCAAGCGATCGCTCCCTCCCCATCCTAAGGTTGTAGCTGTGGTCACATCCCCACGGGCTGCGGCTTGGGGCGATATTCAGCGAACCCTCAAGCGGCGCTATCCAGGCTTACAGGTACTATTCTCCCCAGCGTTAGTCCAAGGTGATCAAGCCCCTGTCTCGATTGTGAATGCGATCGAGCGGGTGGAACGGGACGGTCGCGCAGAAGTGCTGATCTTGTCGCGCGGGGGTGGTGCCACCGAAGATATGGCTTGCTTTAACGATGAGCGAGTGGTGCGGGCGATCGCCAACTGTACCATTCCGGTCATTGCGGGGATCGGGCATCAACGTGACGAATCATTGGCTGATCTAGCTGCGGATGTGTATGCTCACACTCCCACAGCGGCGGCGGAGCAAGCAGTACCTCAATTAGATGAGCTTTACAGGCAGCATCAGAAGCGGATGACCGCCTTAGAGTCAGCCATGAGGTATCAGTTTGAGCTGTTGGAGGAAGAACTCCGTCAGTTGCGCTACCGCTTGCGCCGACTGCCCCTAGAGCGCCAGCTCCAGAGAGAAGTAAGTAACTTGACTCGGCTCCGACAAGAATTGATCAAGGGCACCCTGCGACAGTCCCAACAAGCCACCCATCACTGCCAAACCCTACGGCAAAAGTTAGCGAATCTTGATCCCCAAGCCGTGCTGAGCCGAGGCTATGCCATAGTCAAACAAGCAGATGCAACCATTATTCGTTCTACCAATGGGTTAAGCCTAGGCCAAGAGTTACAGATCAATCTCGGTCAAGGTCAACTCAAAGTGCAAGTGACCGAAATTTTACCGCCAATCCCTGATGCTAACGGCTTCTCTTCGCTATGAATGACCTCACCAACCTGAGTCAAAACCCTGCCGAATCCCTTGATGTCACCGTGAATTCTAGTGCATCGTCTAATTTGGAATCAGCCAATTGGAGTTATGAGGCGACGGTCGATCAAATTGAGACGATCATTGGTCGGATTGAAGCTGGGGAGTTGGAGCTGACTGAAGTCTTTGATCAGTTTGCCACCGCCGTTGACCAACTCAGACAATGTGAAACTTTCTTACACCAACGTCAACAACAAATGGATTTGTTGATTGAAAAGTTAGTGGATGATCCTGAATCGTACTAAGCCTGCCATCCTTGTGCTGATGCGAATTGACTGATTGCGGGGAGCGATCGCAAACTTTAGGCAATACTGCCCCGTTTCCGGGCTTCCTTGTAAGAGGTGCCAATATTTCGCAATCCTGCTCGTAGCATTTGCTGCTCTAGTAAGGCAAAGAAGCGAGAGCGATCGCCACCCCGCACTACTGCTTGGTTATGAGCCTCCGCCAACACGACTGGATACCCATAGCCCTTCTGCACTTGAGCCAGTGTGAGGCTTAGAGCCATTTCTAATAAAGCGCTATCCTCAGCTACCCACGCGGGAAACTCGACGCGAGCGATTTCGGTGCCGACATGAACATAGCAAAAGTAGATGCTATGAGGGCCATATAAATCCAAGATGCGGGCTGAGCTACGCCAAAGAGGGCTGCGTTGTCCTGGCTCCAAAAAGGCAGACCACAGCGCAATGTCTCGTAGTGGATCAAACACATGGCAAGGTGCGCGATCGCTCTGCCCAGGGCAATGAGTGGCGCAATCCGGGGCAGGGTGAGGACAGGTTTGTAAACGCAAGAAGTTGAGCGCTTCACCACTTCGAGAAGCGCTGAGATACCCAATGAGAGGAATTTTAGCGAGCCGCAACTGCTCCCAAGCCTGCAAGATATCGGGTAACAGGCGATCGCGAGCCTCATTTGGCAGCGCTTCCAAAAACCAGTAAATCAGCGAACCATCCACCATCGCTAACAAAGGAACTTGTCCTTCATTCCGCCCTTCTAGAGCGTCAAGGGCATCCTGTCTTCCTTCTAGTTCCTGGCTCCTTACCCCTCTCTCCTCACCCCTCTCTCCTATCTCACCCTTCACCTGACAAGCCAAATCCGCTAGTACAGTCGCTTCTGATACCGTACGGCGATAGCCCATCCATTCTTCGGTACGAATGCCCCACTGCCGAGAAACGTAGAGGTCTTCAGGACGGTAGAACACTTCTGGCAAGCTATCGAGCAGGGGATGCAAACTTTGCCCGTAGTGCAGCACCACTCGCCCAACATTGATTAAGTAGCAGTAAGCAATCTCGTGGTGACTGGGAGCGATTTGTGAGCCATCAGTGGCGATCGCGGTATGAATCGCTGGGGCAACCTTCAAATCCACTCGTGTGGTGAGTGGTTCTACAGGCTCCGCCGCTGCAAAGCCGAGGCGATCGTTCCAGGTTTGACGTTGCAAAACCAGTTCTGCTTGCCGAGATTGGGCTTGGGTAAGCAATCTTTGGGCTAGTTCCAAGCGTTGCCGTGAAGCCGTTACTTCATCCGCTAAGTGCTGGCTAATCCCCTGCATTTGCTGTGCTAGTTTAGTCAAATCAAGCATGAATTCACCCTATGCAGCCGCAGACCAAGCGGCAAACTCTTGGCTAAATTGAGCTAGAGAGAGCAATTGAATCCTGGAGTTTTGCACCGCAAGGCTGCGGTCTACAGCGGTGTTGTAACCCCAATCTGCTAAGTAAAGTCGTATACCTGTCAAGTCAGGTTGCTTTTCAACGGATTGCAAAGTTTTTAAGCGGTCTTCAATAAACCACAACTCTGAAGCATCTTGGAGCTGGTATGTAGCCGTTGCTAGCAATTCCCGCAAAATTTGGTGTTTAGGTCGTTGCACTTCCTTACCAAAAATTTGAGCTGGAGCTAAGTCAATGCCTTGCTCTTGCAATAGTTGCTCGACAAAGCGCCCTTCTTTAGTCGTTACGATGACAGGCTGCACTGCCTCAGCTAGGAATTGTTTTAATCTAGCAATTACGCCAGGATAAAAGCGATGCAAAGCTAGCCAACTTTTTAAGTCGGTGGCAATCCATTCGTCCCGTACTTGGTCGAGAGCGGTTGCCACTTGCGCCGCCTGTAGATTACTTTCCCGCAGAATTTGTGAGGCGATCGCGGGCCAATCATCAAAGATTTTGGCGGCTGAAATTTCTAGCAATATTGCCTGGATTAGAACTGGCATTTCCCAGCCTGTTTCAACCACTGGGCGGAGTTGGTAAAACTGTTCAGCCAATGCCTGGGTAGCCTCTTGATCAGCTACAGCATCAGGCCCAGTCCAGAGGTGGCAATGAGTTCGCCATGCGGTCTGAAAATACTCCAGCAAACCGTCACAAAGAACCCCATCAAAGTCAAGTGCTAAGACTTTAGGCACATTCGCAGACATAAGGATGATTCCAGGTTGAACCTAAGACAAGTTTTACCTGTCTTTTTCACCTAAGGGCTAAATGCCGAATATAATTGTTATTTCTAGGGCTGGAGTTAGAACTGGGGCGCTAGGATTCGAACCTAGGAATGGCGAGACCAAAACCCGCTGCCTTACCACTTGGCGACGCCCCATCGGCTTCACATTGCTAATAATAGCAGCAAAATCCCATAGCTTGTCAAGCATTTTTCGGCGCTTAACTTAACTTTTTTTCAAACTTTTAGATGGCTAACTGAGGTGAAGTATCGCTACGACAGAGTTTCCAACCCTTTTCTTATGGGGTTTTCTTGTTGGGCTGAGTTAAAAATTGGGCACCCTAAAGGTTAAATCAACTGGCTTGAGGCGAGACATATGCAGCCGAACCATCGCTCCTAGTTTCAGTTAGCATCCCCCATTGGGTTCTCTCGCTCCATACCGTTCACTTAGACTGCATCAGCAGACTAGATAGGAATATGTCTTCAAACTTAGGTTATAAAGCGACGATTCTTGCAGTGGATGACAGCGTTGTCATGCAAGAACTGATTAAGCGAGTATTAGCAGTCGATTATCGAGTTTTGGTTTCTGATAGCGCTGTAGATGCTTTGTCAGTGCTAGGTCGTGAGAAGGTAGCACTCCTACTGCTAGATGTCTCTATGCCTGGAATTGATGGCCTGGAGTTCTGCCGAACAGTGCGTAAACTCCCTCAGTTTGCAGCATTACCCATTATTATGCTGACAGCCCGCGATCGCGCCTTCGATAAAGTTCAAGGGCGACTCGCAGGAGCATCAGAATATTTAACCAAGCCTTTTGATGCGGCCCAATTGCGCCAGTTGATTCAAAAGTTTGTTGGCACTCAAGCTTCTGGTAACACCAACTAGAGCTGGCTGAGACCAATTGCTATATCGCTATATCTCATGATCAAGCTGTTTTAGGCGGCAATAAAGCTGTCAATGTCATTCAAGGCTTGCTCAATTTGCGCGATGCCTACTGTGATCTCTTCCCAGCTTCTTTGTTGAATTTGCTGTTCCATGCGCTCAGCCAGAGTTTGGACGACTTTAATTCCGACGTTAGCGCTAGCTCCTTTAATTTGATGAGCTTTGTGCTCGAGCGTCTTAAGGTCTTGAGTCTGTAGGGCTGTCTTGACCAGAGTGATGTTTTTACGAGTATCTTGCAGAAATAGCTGTAGCACTTGTTGCTGAAATACACTATTGCCGCGAGTAATACGCTGGAATCGGTCTAAGTCCAAGCCAACTCTGGTCGCTAATTCGGGTGTCACGACCCCAGTTATTTCTGCCGCTGGCTCGGTTTCTGAAGGAGCCGACTCCCAGGCTTCCTCTGTTCCCACTTCAGATCCCAAAGCAAGACTCCAACGCTTTAACTTCTCAATCAGTTCCGGTTCGCTAAAAGGTTTGTTGAGAAAGTCGTTCATGCCCGCATTCAGGCATTTTTCTTGCTCGCCCTCACAATCATTCGCGGTCATGGCAATCACAATAGCTTGCCGATTCTGTCCTTCAAGGTTACGAATTGCTTGTGCTGTGGCATAGCCATCTAAGATAGGCATCTGACAGTCGAGCAGCACCACCGTATAGTGAGTTTGAGCCAGTAGAGCCAGAGCTTCTTGACCGTTGGCTGCAACATCCGGTTCACAGCCTAAGCTTTTGAGTTGCCGACTCACAAGTCTTTGGCTGACAGGGCTATCTTCTACTAACAAAATTTTCAGCTTCGATAGATCTGTCATGAGAACGAACGTAGATCCTTTAAGAGTTGCTCGACCAACTTGCTTCAGTAAACAGCATACCTAAGCATTTCCCCTGGTTATTATCCATTTTGGGTGATTATGCAGTGAGGTTGATCACGGCTGAAGGTGTCTCAAGCCACTCCTAGCAAAAAGATGATTACTTTTTTAGCCATATCTTATTGACAATAAAATTGGCGATTTCGGTGACAGGGAGTACATGTTGCACCACCCCCAATGCGATCGCCTCCTTCGGCATGCCAAAGACGATACTACTCTTTTCATCCTGGGCAATCGTCATGCCTCCCGCTTGGGCGATCGCTCGCATGCCCTCTGCGCCATCTCGTCCCATTCCAGTTAGGAGGGTAGCGATCGCAGTCTTACCGTAAAACTTAGCCACGGAGTTGAATGTCACTGTCACCGAAGGGCGATGGCCGTCTATCAATGCTGAAGCAGCACAGAGAAACTTTCCTTGGCTATCTAGCTCTAAATGAACCCGCTCTGGCGCAAAATAAATGGTTCCAGGGAGAGGCACTTCGCCTGCCTGAGCAATTTTGACATTTAGGCGGCACTCCGCTTTCAGCCAGTTGACCAATCCTTGCAAAAATCCTTCGCTGATATGTTGCACACAAAGGACTGGAAACGGCAAGTTAGCAGGAAGATGGGTCAAGATTGCTTGCAGTGCCTGAGGCCCGCCCGTTGAGGCTCCAATGACGAGTGCCCGCATCCTTCCTGTACTCGTCCCTAGAGAAACTGGGTGGGTAGGATTGAGCACACTGACTGATGGTGAATTGTAGAGATCAGGCAGGCGACGCTTTGTAAAGACAGTCACACCGGATAAGACTTTGATCTTAGTGATTAATTCTTGTTTGACCAGTTCGTAATCAGCAGCCAAACCTGCACCGGGTTTTGGGAAGACATCCACCGCTCCCGCTTCTAGCAATTGAAAGATATTATGCGTGTTGTTGGGTTGTACAGAAGCACTAATCACCAGGATGGGTCGAGGATACTCTGCCATGATGTGCTTGGTAAACTCTAGCCCATCCATTCCTGGCATATAGAAATCTGTACAAATAACGGTCGGTTCCGCTTGCGGAATTAATTCCAAGGCTTCAATACCATTCCGGGCGGTTCCAACTACTTGGATGTCTGGGGTAGAAGCTAGCATCCGTTGCAGGATCACCAGAGATACTGGAGAGTCTTCTACTAGAAAAACCCGAATTGGCAGAGATGGCATTTATACAAGTCTCCTTAAGGTGTCTAATAACACCTTTTGGTCAAAAGTACCTTTGGCAATATAGGCGTTAGCGCCCGCTTCAGCTCCTCGGCGTTTGTCATCATCGGTCGCTAAAGACGTTACCAAAATAATGGGTAATTCGCTATATTCTTTGTGTTGCCGAATCTTAGCAGTTAGCCCTAAGCCATCTAAATTAGGCATCTGCACATCTGAAACTACGGCATCAAACTCACGAGTTCTGAGTTTATTAAAGCCGTCTAAGCCATCTACGGCGGTCACGACTTCATAACCTGCACTCTCTAAGATCCGCTTTTCTTGTGTTCGAATGGTGATGGAATCCTCGACTAGTAGTACGGTTTGCTTGGGTGCTTGCACTTCTGCAAAGACTTTTGGAGCCAAAGTGTTAGCTCGCTGACGCACTGATTTGATCAGGTCGTGGGGGTTAAGCACCATGCAGACTTCCCCAGTACCTAAAATTGTAGCTCCGGAGACATTCCGTACTCGCTTTAGCAGCTTGCTTTGAGGTTTGAGGACAACATCTTGTTCATCTAGAAGAGAATCTACTAGAAGCCCTAAGCGATCGCTGCCAATTTTGAGAACGATGCAAGGTAACAACTTGGAATTAAGGCCAGGTGACTGAGAGCGTTTGGGCTGACTCGATTCTAATTCTAGTAGATTTGCCAATTCCACAATGGATACAGGTTGATCTGCCAAAATAATAGTTTCCCGCCCCTCGATTGCGAAAACTTCATGAGGCTGGACTAACAGAGTCGTA
This region of Trichocoleus desertorum NBK24 genomic DNA includes:
- the murG gene encoding undecaprenyldiphospho-muramoylpentapeptide beta-N-acetylglucosaminyltransferase; protein product: MNSPVENPPLRLLIAASGTGGHLFPAIAVAEKLPDYKIEWLGVPNRLETQLVPAQYPLRTIPVEGFQQQLGLGTLKVLFRLISSIGQVRRLLKQGNFQGVLTTGGYIAGPSIIAARSLGLPVILHESNALPGKVTRWFSPWCTAVALGFESAAKYLPKARNVYVGTPVRSQFRAAADQPLENLSIPTDVPLIVVVGGSQGAVAVNRLVRQCAPAWLEAGAWIVHLTGDSDPDAQSLQHPHYFALPFYDNMAGLFQRATLAISRAGAGSLTELAITGTPSILIPYPFAAEDHQAHNAAIFAASGAAQVYRQADLTPDLLEAKVLELLRSPNLLQDMATKTKSLAIADSAEQLATLVRQLVEKKRQ
- the recA gene encoding recombinase RecA, translating into MATKITDNPDKQKALSLVLSQIERNFGKGSIMRLGDATRMRVETIPTGALTLDLALGGGLPKGRVIEIYGPESSGKTTLALHAIAEVQKAGGIAAFVDAEHALDPSYSAALGVDIENLLVSQPDTGEAGLEIVDQLVRSAAVDIVVIDSVAALVPRAEIEGDMGDIHVGLQARLMSQALRKITGNIGRSGCTVVFLNQLRQKIGVTYGNPETTTGGNALKFYASVRLDIRRIQTLKKGTEEFGIRAKVKVAKNKVAPPFRIAEFDVIFGKGISTLGCLIDLAEEMGVISRKGAWYSYNGENISQGRDNGIKYMEENPEVAKTIEQQVRQKLEMGAVVSANSVAPLEVEDEEAFVEEE
- the xseA gene encoding exodeoxyribonuclease VII large subunit; the protein is MTLYLPDLLVPDTALSVAGLTAYIQALLEQDSQLQQIWVTGEVSSANRYRSGLFFTLQDPDAKAAISCVVWSSQLGKMVTLPTPGEQIIILGRIHLHPQRGHYQLIVWQALPAGEGLRALRYRQLRHRLEAEGLFDPQRKRSLPPHPKVVAVVTSPRAAAWGDIQRTLKRRYPGLQVLFSPALVQGDQAPVSIVNAIERVERDGRAEVLILSRGGGATEDMACFNDERVVRAIANCTIPVIAGIGHQRDESLADLAADVYAHTPTAAAEQAVPQLDELYRQHQKRMTALESAMRYQFELLEEELRQLRYRLRRLPLERQLQREVSNLTRLRQELIKGTLRQSQQATHHCQTLRQKLANLDPQAVLSRGYAIVKQADATIIRSTNGLSLGQELQINLGQGQLKVQVTEILPPIPDANGFSSL
- the xseB gene encoding exodeoxyribonuclease VII small subunit produces the protein MNDLTNLSQNPAESLDVTVNSSASSNLESANWSYEATVDQIETIIGRIEAGELELTEVFDQFATAVDQLRQCETFLHQRQQQMDLLIEKLVDDPESY
- a CDS encoding DNA double-strand break repair nuclease NurA, with translation MLDLTKLAQQMQGISQHLADEVTASRQRLELAQRLLTQAQSRQAELVLQRQTWNDRLGFAAAEPVEPLTTRVDLKVAPAIHTAIATDGSQIAPSHHEIAYCYLINVGRVVLHYGQSLHPLLDSLPEVFYRPEDLYVSRQWGIRTEEWMGYRRTVSEATVLADLACQVKGEIGERGEERGVRSQELEGRQDALDALEGRNEGQVPLLAMVDGSLIYWFLEALPNEARDRLLPDILQAWEQLRLAKIPLIGYLSASRSGEALNFLRLQTCPHPAPDCATHCPGQSDRAPCHVFDPLRDIALWSAFLEPGQRSPLWRSSARILDLYGPHSIYFCYVHVGTEIARVEFPAWVAEDSALLEMALSLTLAQVQKGYGYPVVLAEAHNQAVVRGGDRSRFFALLEQQMLRAGLRNIGTSYKEARKRGSIA
- a CDS encoding HAD family hydrolase; the protein is MSANVPKVLALDFDGVLCDGLLEYFQTAWRTHCHLWTGPDAVADQEATQALAEQFYQLRPVVETGWEMPVLIQAILLEISAAKIFDDWPAIASQILRESNLQAAQVATALDQVRDEWIATDLKSWLALHRFYPGVIARLKQFLAEAVQPVIVTTKEGRFVEQLLQEQGIDLAPAQIFGKEVQRPKHQILRELLATATYQLQDASELWFIEDRLKTLQSVEKQPDLTGIRLYLADWGYNTAVDRSLAVQNSRIQLLSLAQFSQEFAAWSAAA
- a CDS encoding response regulator, with amino-acid sequence MSSNLGYKATILAVDDSVVMQELIKRVLAVDYRVLVSDSAVDALSVLGREKVALLLLDVSMPGIDGLEFCRTVRKLPQFAALPIIMLTARDRAFDKVQGRLAGASEYLTKPFDAAQLRQLIQKFVGTQASGNTN
- a CDS encoding hybrid sensor histidine kinase/response regulator — its product is MTDLSKLKILLVEDSPVSQRLVSRQLKSLGCEPDVAANGQEALALLAQTHYTVVLLDCQMPILDGYATAQAIRNLEGQNRQAIVIAMTANDCEGEQEKCLNAGMNDFLNKPFSEPELIEKLKRWSLALGSEVGTEEAWESAPSETEPAAEITGVVTPELATRVGLDLDRFQRITRGNSVFQQQVLQLFLQDTRKNITLVKTALQTQDLKTLEHKAHQIKGASANVGIKVVQTLAERMEQQIQQRSWEEITVGIAQIEQALNDIDSFIAA
- the cheB gene encoding chemotaxis-specific protein-glutamate methyltransferase CheB produces the protein MPSLPIRVFLVEDSPVSLVILQRMLASTPDIQVVGTARNGIEALELIPQAEPTVICTDFYMPGMDGLEFTKHIMAEYPRPILVISASVQPNNTHNIFQLLEAGAVDVFPKPGAGLAADYELVKQELITKIKVLSGVTVFTKRRLPDLYNSPSVSVLNPTHPVSLGTSTGRMRALVIGASTGGPQALQAILTHLPANLPFPVLCVQHISEGFLQGLVNWLKAECRLNVKIAQAGEVPLPGTIYFAPERVHLELDSQGKFLCAASALIDGHRPSVTVTFNSVAKFYGKTAIATLLTGMGRDGAEGMRAIAQAGGMTIAQDEKSSIVFGMPKEAIALGVVQHVLPVTEIANFIVNKIWLKK